A single Drosophila ananassae strain 14024-0371.13 chromosome 3L, ASM1763931v2, whole genome shotgun sequence DNA region contains:
- the LOC6496133 gene encoding protein lin-37 homolog, giving the protein MKTTPKKKEMSLRLREQRREEPKPEPSQQPLDDDAESDLPIRGRPSKKLLLQQQQQRQYQVKAQTDTKSVEVGASGSSSPTAGGGRIKARRSLYKKGVGSGSSVSQKAPGESYVMRLFERSLDLSKYQDGTPLYPICRAWMANQPRNPSVASFHTDASDSSVKREDNGEEILAKLRSGDIKVLTSLPQPRSTDLPVIPPRLEFAKEEKQREKALEGASRSDLLASNVARWKKVRGHWLKHTQKYEKERFEVIDQIMDVICKT; this is encoded by the coding sequence ATGAAGACTACGCCAAAAAAGAAGGAAATGTCCCTTCGCCTGCGGGAGCAACGTCGGGAGGAACCAAAGCCGGAGCCCAGCCAACAGCCGCTGGACGACGACGCGGAGTCCGATTTGCCCATCCGGGGACGCCCCTCCAAGAAGCTTCTActccaacagcagcagcaacgccAGTACCAGGTCAAGGCACAGACCGATACTAAGTCTGTGGAGGTCGGCGCCAGTGGTTCGTCGTCCCCAACAGCCGGAGGAGGGCGCATCAAGGCCCGTAGATCGCTCTACAAGAAGGGGGTCGGCAGCGGAAGCAGTGTGTCCCAAAAGGCTCCTGGCGAGTCGTACGTTATGCGACTGTTTGAACGCAGCTTGGACCTTTCAAAATATCAGGATGGCACTCCTTTGTATCCCATCTGCCGTGCCTGGATGGCCAACCAGCCCAGGAACCCTTCAGTGGCATCGTTTCATACGGATGCCTCCGATTCGTCGGTCAAGCGCGAGGACAACGGTGAGGAGATCCTTGCCAAGTTGCGCAGCGGTGACATAAAGGTGCTCACATCGCTGCCACAGCCTCGCTCCACGGACCTGCCCGTAATACCGCCACGCCTAGAGTTTGCCAAGGAGGAGAAACAGCGGGAAAAGGCTCTGGAAGGCGCTAGTCGCTCCGATCTGTTGGCCTCCAACGTGGCACGCTGGAAGAAGGTGCGTGGGCACTGGCTAAAGCACACGCAGAAGTACGAAAAGGAGCGCTTTGAAGTTATAGACCAGATAATGGATGTAATCTGCAAGACCTGA
- the LOC6494448 gene encoding DNA repair protein XRCC2 isoform X1 — MVSGQLHSSVYGPCGVDDQSMTEISGPPNSGKSLVLQQLMAHCLVPYEYGGRQMSIILINLSHKITKESLGKAVLDELRSHSKAAEDPSAEAKFTEIAKRCVSRVRILACFSTDDVSNSLRKVTYMVASDSTVELIALDTLSEFFWLDHPSRKQFLSKYKFYQEWLGTLSTLSRKCLISAMFTVDYRFLINQHGERFPAVEVHTVKMEIGEGGFTLNGLPVLFENGIKVSTVAVKSSITSCQRKVFDRTEVPPGHTSL, encoded by the exons ATGGTTTCTGGACAGCTGCACTCCTCGGTTTATGGTCCTTGTGGAGTGGATGACCAATCCATGACTGAGATTTCCGGACCTCCAAACAGCGGGAAGAGCCTAGTCCTGCAACAACTAATGGCTCACTGCTTGGTACCATATGAGTACGGTGGCCGGCAGATGTCGATAATTCTCATCAACCTTAGCCACAAGATCACCAAGGAGTCGCTTGGCAAGGCTGTCTTGGACGAACTCAGATCACACTCCAAGGCGGCAGAGGACCCATCAGCAGAAGCGAAGTTTACAGAGATTGCAAAGAGGTGTGTGAGCCGGGTAAGGATCTTAGCCTGCTTTTCCACCGACGACGTAAGCAATAGTCTGCGAAAGGTGACATACATGGTGGCGTCCGACTCAACTGTGGAGCTAATAGCCTTGGATACCCTCAGCGAGTTCTTCTGGCTGGACCACCCCAGTAGGAAGCAGTTTTTGTCCAAGTATAAATTTTACCAGGAATGGCTCGGCACCCTGAGCACACTCTCTAGGAAGTGTTTGATTAGCGCAATGTTTACCGTAGATTACAGATTCCTGATCAACCAGCATGGGGAGCGCTTCCCGGCGGTTGAAGTCCACACGGTTAAGATGGAAATAGGAGAAGGTGGTTTCACTTTAAATGGTCTGCCAGTTTTGTTCGAAAACGGAATTAAA GTGTCTACTGTAGCTGTTAAAAGTTCCATCACTAGCTGTCAGCGAAAAGTTTTCGATAGGACTGAAGTACCGCCTGGCCACACTTCGCTCTGA
- the LOC6496134 gene encoding zinc finger protein 425 yields the protein MQDAPLPDSGSEGDYRGGETEKVDVSGREAEAHEVNCTICGAKKASALLDLRSNQAMHRRLSREWKMQADVIRSTLKAICVECVCKVNMHSEVTRSLVQRMQRLQRSNTVTTTTVTPTQLSPPIADAEVSTTLIDGQEDGDRRNRHSCRSSMSSHNCLEPYSAQPPESPSATESGGRHAGAQSGWRWRTRLECQQCGRAYFRRDYFVQHTRRCRRSRDPTRSPWPKCRVLNEASIDGEEHSPSRTFHCRFCDEDFPSKSIARQHERSKHQTRYSCDLCDAKCDTKYEYDMHHTICSAKQEALQKEDASEPTSREQKVRATRSRSRACSKAREEIETEDKMEEDDSDEEDDQEAAMYTRRMNFTGDWVVNHSRSNSNSALNVSALYDDYEPGDSHITTDKEYDLYQLDLLKAQVRLKAFSCFAPTCCYQTNNLVALMKHDYMKHWKMSWFYCNKCGDVFTSKVFLDYHMYRQNRGLFICHKCRDEFEFQHQLDRHLLLHSKGINYHCNFCRLEFLSEAKLLAHCKRSGHSPNDEPLIRIDRSLSISNRPPPEAVRNMRREYQEREFFIPRVVVPSLRPMPLPNHKPFRFSIGIVEFDEGNPPNCVGCH from the exons ATGCAGGACGCTCCTCTGCCGGATTCCGGCAGCGAGGGAGATTACCGTGGCGGGGAAACCGAAAAGGTGGATGTCTCTGGACGGGAAGCGGAAGCCCATGAAGTTAACTGCACTATTTGCGGAGCTAAGAAAGCATCGGCACTTCTGGACCTGCGTTCCAACCAGGCTATGCACCGTCGCCTGAGCCGCGAATGGAAGATGCAA GCCGATGTTATTCGCTCAACACTGAAAGCCATTTGCGTGGAGTGTGTATGCAAGGTAAACATGCACTCGGAGGTCACTCGCTCCCTCGTGCAACGGATGCAGCGTTTGCAGCGTTCGAACACAGTGACCACCACCACAGTGACTCCCACCCAGCTTAGTCCGCCTATCGCCGATGCCGAGGTCTCGACCACATTGATAGACGGCCAGGAGGATGGGGATCGGCGAAACAGGCACAGCTGCCGCAGCTCAATGTCGTCACACAATTGCTTGGAGCCCTATTCCGCTCAACCACCCGAATCCCCCTCGGCAACAGAGTCCGGCGGCAGGCACGCCGGCGCCCAGTCGGGATGGAGGTGGCGCACGCGGCTAGAGTGCCAGCAATGCGGACGAGCCTATTTCCGACGGGACTACTTTGTCCAGCACACGCGAAGATGCAGGCGCAGCAGAGACCCGACTCGTTCACCGTGGCCCAAATGCCGGGTACTCAATGAGGCGAGCATTGATGGCGAGGAGCACAGTCCCAGCCGCACTTTTCACTGCCGATTCTGTGATGAGGATTTTCCCAGCAAGAGCATCGCGCGACAGCACGAGCGTTCGAAGCACCAGACGAGGTATTCCTGCGACTTGTGCGATGCCAAGTGCGACACTAAGTACGAATACGACATGCACCACACCATTTGCAGTGCCAAGCAGGAG GCTCTGCAGAAAGAAGATGCCTCCGAACCCACGTCGAGGGAGCAAAAAGTGCGAGCCACTCGCTCCCGCTCCCGGGCCTGTTCCAAAGCCCGAGAAGAAATCGAAACAGAGGATAAGATGGAGGAGGACGACAGCGACGAGGAGGACGATCAGGAGGCGGCCATGTACACGCGGCGGATGAACTTTACAGGCGACTGGGTAGTGAACCACAGTcgtagcaacagcaacagtgcCCTCAATGTATCCGCCCTCTATGACGACTACGAACCGGGAGATTCGCACATAACAACTGACAAGGAGTACG ACCTCTACCAGCTGGACCTGCTGAAGGCTCAGGTTCGTCTGAAGGCCTTTTCCTGCTTTGCACCGACCTGCTGTTACCAGACGAACAACTTGGTGGCCCTGATGAAGCACGACTACATGAAGCACTGGAAAATGAGCTGGTTCTACTGCAACAAATGTGGCGACGTCTTCACGAGCAA AGTCTTCCTGGACTACCACATGTACCGGCAGAACCGCGGCCTATTCATCTGCCACAAATGCCGCGACGAGTTCGAGTTCCAGCACCAACTGGACCGCCACCTGCTGCTCCACAGCAAGGGCATTAACTACCACTGCAACTTCTGCCGCTTGGAGTTTTTAAGCGAGGCAAAGCTGCTGGCCCACTGCAAGCGCAGCGGGCACAGTCCGAACGATGAGCCCTTGATCCGGATCGACCGCTCGCTCTCCATTAGCAACAGACCACCTCCAGAAGCTGTCCGGAACATGCGCCGGGAGTACCAGGAGCGGGAGTTCTTTATACCGCGGGTTGTGGTGCCCTCCCTGCGCCCGATGCCCTTGCCCAATCACAAGCCATTCCGCTTCTCGATCGGAATCGTGGAGTTTGACGAGGGAAACCCGCCCAACTGCGTGGGCTGCCATTGA
- the LOC6494448 gene encoding DNA repair protein XRCC2 isoform X2: protein MVSGQLHSSVYGPCGVDDQSMTEISGPPNSGKSLVLQQLMAHCLVPYEYGGRQMSIILINLSHKITKESLGKAVLDELRSHSKAAEDPSAEAKFTEIAKRCVSRVRILACFSTDDVSNSLRKVTYMVASDSTVELIALDTLSEFFWLDHPSRKQFLSKLQIPDQPAWGALPGG, encoded by the exons ATGGTTTCTGGACAGCTGCACTCCTCGGTTTATGGTCCTTGTGGAGTGGATGACCAATCCATGACTGAGATTTCCGGACCTCCAAACAGCGGGAAGAGCCTAGTCCTGCAACAACTAATGGCTCACTGCTTGGTACCATATGAGTACGGTGGCCGGCAGATGTCGATAATTCTCATCAACCTTAGCCACAAGATCACCAAGGAGTCGCTTGGCAAGGCTGTCTTGGACGAACTCAGATCACACTCCAAGGCGGCAGAGGACCCATCAGCAGAAGCGAAGTTTACAGAGATTGCAAAGAGGTGTGTGAGCCGGGTAAGGATCTTAGCCTGCTTTTCCACCGACGACGTAAGCAATAGTCTGCGAAAGGTGACATACATGGTGGCGTCCGACTCAACTGTGGAGCTAATAGCCTTGGATACCCTCAGCGAGTTCTTCTGGCTGGACCACCCCAGTAGGAAGCAGTTTTTGTCCAA ATTACAGATTCCTGATCAACCAGCATGGGGAGCGCTTCCCGGCGGTTGA
- the LOC6494446 gene encoding broad-complex core protein — translation MGGPTAPVASSGGGPAEVGQTYCLRWNNHQTNLVQILHALHEVGSYVDCTLVVDDEQFQAHRVVLAANSPYFQHILRDVPQDHCSIILPGVKGFEIAALLQYMYTGETTVTKSQEPEILRTAKELQVKGLYDNLMKFNHQTSATPTSSSGAVGGKPLNGSASQQQHSSSVISTSTHISPSAAISSSCSPPPPPFPSYQPGFSHYPAGQLPAGQMPSSEAPLTPTHAPTHSVSHSGAGESGGGQWPLSPSAAAAAMLNSVYDSAADMNPLKRKKLSAISSMLLSGNRDTPILRNVLAQANPADSSQSSPLQIIKGEKTPTHPQQQNPHHAGGMGGGEHSFNGSDYGGDKEPLSPHTDCSFDAESGNSGSGKKPEWKRYKQYTRADMMCAIQAVREGMSALQASRKYGLPSRTLYDKVRKLNITTGRGTHRTPKRSPPGAESSPGTPYSPYSAAAAAAAAHNYGGHSHGHGHGHHQPEHLERKLKPEREHVPAHHGMPPTIPHSAAALLDHAFLQQALENRGGEMAGREALHAMALAAAAHAAANRMSSSPPETDHHSNGHHGMRSPSPERHYQEAMDLEHEQRLIKRERDQDEREDADDEEDQEQEHVEDLSLARKERPESPYSPQPAEGAGVIMHAGSAPTNGKEHEDYHPAGSPLALKRELIGGEEAQARAD, via the coding sequence ATGGGCGGCCCCACGGCGCCTGTAgccagcagcggcggcggtcCGGCCGAGGTGGGCCAGACCTACTGCCTTCGATGGAACAACCACCAGACCAACCTGGTCCAGATCCTGCACGCCCTGCACGAGGTGGGCAGCTATGTGGACTGCACCCTGGTGGTGGACGACGAACAGTTCCAGGCCCATCGGGTGGTCCTGGCTGCCAATTCGCCGTATTTCCAGCACATCCTCCGGGATGTCCCGCAGGATCACTGCAGCATTATTCTGCCAGGGGTGAAGGGCTTCGAGATCGCCGCCCTGCTCCAGTACATGTACACTGGCGAGACGACCGTCACCAAGAGCCAGGAGCCGGAGATCCTGCGCACCGCCAAGGAGCTGCAGGTCAAGGGCTTGTACGACAACCTGATGAAGTTCAACCACCAGACCAGCGCCACGCCCACATCCAGCTCGGGTGCGGTGGGGGGCAAGCCCTTGAATGGCTCAGcctcgcagcagcagcactccTCGTCCGTGATCTCCACATCCACCCACATCTCACCCAGTGCCGCCATCTCGAGCAGCTGctcgccaccaccaccaccgttCCCGTCCTATCAGCCAGGGTTCAGCCACTACCCCGCCGGCCAGCTGCCGGCCGGACAGATGCCCTCCTCTGAGGCACCGCTGACCCCCACACATGCTCCTACACACTCTGTATCCCACTCGGGGGCAGGAGAGTCCGGTGGTGGCCAGTGGCCATTGTCGCCctctgccgccgccgctgccatGCTGAACTCCGTCTACGACTCCGCCGCCGACATGAATCCTCTCAAGCGCAAGAAGCTCTCGGCCATCTCCAGCATGCTGCTCAGTGGCAATCGGGACACGCCCATTCTGCGCAACGTCCTAGCCCAGGCCAACCCAGCAGACTCCTCCCAGTCCAGCCCCCTGCAGATCATAAAGGGCGAAAAGACTCCGACACATCCCCAGCAGCAGAATCCCCATCACGCCGGAGGAATGGGTGGCGGAGAGCATAGCTTTAACGGATCGGACTACGGTGGCGACAAGGAGCCGCTGTCCCCGCACACCGACTGCTCCTTCGATGCGGAGAGTGGCAATTCCGGAAGCGGCAAGAAGCCGGAATGGAAGCGCTACAAACAGTACACCCGAGCTGACATGATGTGCGCCATCCAGGCGGTGCGCGAGGGGATGAGTGCCCTGCAGGCCAGCCGGAAGTACGGCCTCCCCAGTCGGACTCTGTACGACAAGGTCCGCAAGCTAAACATCACCACAGGCAGGGGCACACACCGGACACCTAAGCGCAGTCCCCCGGGCGCCGAATCCTCCCCGGGAACCCCCTACTCGCCGTACTCGGCCgcagccgccgccgctgctgcccaCAACTATGGTGGCCACTCTCACGGCCACGGACATGGTCACCACCAGCCGGAGCACCTGGAGCGCAAGTTAAAGCCCGAAAGAGAGCATGTGCCTGCCCATCACGGCATGCCACCCACCATTCCCCACTCCGCGGCAGCTCTCCTCGACCATGCCTTCCTGCAGCAGGCTCTGGAGAACCGCGGCGGCGAAATGGCCGGACGGGAAGCCCTCCACGCCATGGCTCTGGCTGCCGCCGCCCACGCTGCCGCCAATCGCATGTCCAGCAGTCCGcctgaaacggaccaccactCGAATGGCCATCACGGCATGCGCTCTCCCAGTCCTGAACGCCACTACCAGGAGGCGATGGACCTGGAGCACGAGCAGCGCCTTATTAAGCGAGAGCGCGACCAGGACGAGCGCGAAGACGCGGACGACGAAGAGGACCAGGAGCAAGAGCACGTCGAGGATCTGTCCCTGGCCCGGAAGGAGCGTCCCGAATCACCCTACTCCCCGCAGCCAGCCGAGGGAGCGGGTGTGATCATGCACGCCGGCAGTGCCCCGACCAACGGCAAGGAGCACGAGGACTACCACCCGGCGGGCTCCCCCTTGGCGCTGAAGCGTGAGCTCATCGGCGGCGAGGAGGCTCAGGCCCGGGCCGACTGA
- the LOC6494449 gene encoding peptidyl-prolyl cis-trans isomerase Fkbp12: protein MGVQVVPIAPGDGSTFPKNGQKVTVHYTGTLDDGTKFDSSRDRNKPFKFTIGKGEVIRGWDEGVAQLSVGQRAKLICSPDYAYGSRGHPGVIPPNSTLTFDVELLKVE from the exons ATGGGCGTACAAGTTGTTCCAATTGCTCCCGGTGATG GCAGCACCTTCCCCAAGAATGGCCAGAAGGTCACTGTCCACTACACCGGCACCTTGGACGACGGCACCAAG TTCGATTCGTCGCGCGACCGCAACAAGCCCTTCAAGTTCACCATCGGCAAGGGCGAGGTCATCCGCGGCTGGGACGAGGGTGTCGCCCAACTGAGCGTTGGCCAGCGTGCTAAGTTGATCTGCTCGCCGGACTACGCCTATGGCAGCCGTGGCCACCCGGGCGTCATCCCGCCCAACTCCACCCTCACCTTCGATGTGGAGCTACTCAAGGTCGAGTAG